A section of the Pedobacter sp. HDW13 genome encodes:
- a CDS encoding RteC domain-containing protein, producing the protein MIKKLSADLYQQMKADLDDLKGSAIPKIQMLKDAILIVQKYLDELKVLVDANPFLGEEEEIWFFKIEKPRFYRWLIFYTELFAIDSTKPIIGKEEIKEHYNDQMRYINRFFRSHEFHYQYFRLDSNELDRLYFIRGASPLKTEMSLVPRVDPSFGTGHEFLFSNFRAYEMLQRYLSDQLTSDVGIGLENQSSEQKGKKFAWTGDQINLIEMIYGLWLTGQFNNGKADLSDIVAVLQNVFQVNLGQYFRRFSEIKQRKGMSKTRFLDQMRDALQKKIFDWEGGIAKK; encoded by the coding sequence ATGATAAAAAAACTAAGTGCCGATTTATATCAGCAAATGAAAGCTGATCTTGATGATTTAAAAGGTAGCGCAATACCAAAAATCCAAATGCTAAAGGATGCGATTTTGATTGTGCAAAAATATTTGGATGAGTTAAAGGTTTTGGTAGATGCAAATCCCTTTCTTGGTGAGGAAGAAGAAATATGGTTTTTCAAAATCGAAAAACCCAGGTTTTACAGGTGGCTAATCTTTTATACTGAACTATTTGCAATCGATAGCACCAAGCCTATCATCGGAAAAGAAGAAATAAAGGAACACTACAATGATCAGATGCGATACATTAACCGTTTCTTTAGATCTCATGAGTTTCATTACCAGTATTTCAGGCTGGATAGCAACGAGCTTGACCGGTTATATTTTATCCGCGGAGCCTCGCCATTAAAAACAGAGATGAGTTTGGTACCAAGGGTAGATCCATCCTTTGGAACAGGCCATGAGTTTCTTTTTTCAAATTTTAGAGCTTACGAAATGCTACAAAGATACTTGAGTGATCAGCTCACTTCTGATGTGGGGATTGGTTTGGAGAACCAATCAAGTGAACAGAAAGGAAAGAAGTTTGCCTGGACAGGTGATCAAATTAATTTAATAGAAATGATTTATGGACTTTGGCTAACCGGACAGTTCAACAATGGAAAAGCAGACCTATCCGATATAGTGGCTGTTTTACAAAATGTTTTTCAGGTGAATTTAGGCCAATATTTTAGAAGATTCTCTGAAATTAAGCAACGTAAAGGAATGAGCAAAACTAGATTTTTGGATCAAATGCGTGATGCGCTGCAGAAGAAAATCTTTGATTGGGAGGGCGGGATAGCTAAAAAATAG